Proteins found in one Hypericibacter terrae genomic segment:
- a CDS encoding cupin domain-containing protein, with translation MAQVPQAQPTLQVDNDRVRVIQWRFAPGAETTWHRHEYDYVVVPLTTGKLKLWDGKEEKFAELEAGRSYYRSLGVEHNVINANAYEFAFVEIEFKTKP, from the coding sequence ATGGCCCAAGTTCCCCAGGCCCAGCCCACCTTGCAGGTCGATAACGATCGCGTGCGGGTGATCCAGTGGCGTTTCGCGCCGGGCGCGGAGACCACCTGGCACCGCCACGAATACGACTATGTCGTGGTGCCGCTCACCACCGGCAAGCTCAAGCTGTGGGACGGCAAGGAAGAGAAGTTCGCCGAACTCGAGGCGGGCCGTTCCTATTACCGCTCCCTCGGCGTCGAGCATAACGTGATCAACGCCAACGCCTACGAGTTCGCGTTCGTCGAAATCGAATTCAAGACCAAGCCCTGA
- the topA gene encoding type I DNA topoisomerase, with product MNSVVVVESPAKAKTINKYLGKDYHVLASFGHVRDLPPKDGSVRPDEDFAMSWLVEGRGEQRLKEIAAALKGADKLILATDPDREGEAISWHLTEELKRRKALNGIEVERVVFNEVTKSAVLDAMRHPRALDKELVEAYLARRALDYLVGFTLSPVLWRKLPGSRSAGRVQSVALRLICQREEEIEAFKPQEYWTVEGKFRTAAGQIFPARLTELDGKKLEKFDLANEAAAQRAVATVTGGEPFTVRSVERKTVRRNPFPPFTTSTLQQEASRKLGLGASRTMRVAQRLYEGVDLGGETVGLITYMRTDGVQLSQEAIAAARKLVAAEHGARYVPSEPRQYKSTAKNAQEAHEAIRPSDISRKPSDVARYLEADEARLYDLIWKRTVASQMASAELDQVGIDIVSKDGKAVMRATGSVILFDGFLALYQEDRDDPSDEEENGGRLPNLTERDGVTPTEVTPEQHFTQPPPRYSEASLVKRLEELGIGRPSTYASIIQVLQDRDYVKIDKKRFVPEDRGRVVTAFLESFFNRYVEYNFTADLENQLDEISGGRIDWKTVLRDFWRDFSAAIAGTKDLSITQVIDELDKELGPHFFPERADGSDPRVCPGCQAGRLSLKLGKFGAFIGCSNYPDCRYTRRLGVSNGEDGSDVDMGPKLLGQDPATNLPVSLRKGPYGTYIQLGEAVPGAPKPKKKKKKAKGKDEEAGKANGTAPADTTPEPPKPKRVSLPRGLSPADVTLDKALSLLSLPRLLGPHPEDQLPIVAGIGRFGPYIKHGDRFKSLGKDDDVLTIGMNRAVALLAEPSTGRGGRGGAPGKKIGEHPADGQPITLHAGRYGQYVKHGKINATLPKDIEPDQLTVDQAVALIEARAQAKGVKRGGAKAKAKAKPANDDAALAEPKAPRIKAAASATAKPPAKAKAPAKAKAKSKAKTKAKAKPKARTEPAASDTDGE from the coding sequence ATGAACAGCGTCGTCGTCGTGGAATCGCCTGCCAAGGCGAAGACAATCAACAAATATCTCGGCAAGGATTATCACGTGCTGGCCAGTTTCGGCCATGTGCGCGACCTTCCGCCGAAGGACGGCTCCGTGCGCCCGGACGAGGACTTCGCCATGAGCTGGCTGGTCGAGGGCCGCGGCGAGCAGCGTCTCAAGGAGATCGCCGCCGCGCTCAAGGGCGCCGACAAGCTGATCCTGGCGACCGACCCGGACCGCGAGGGCGAGGCCATCTCCTGGCACCTGACCGAGGAGCTGAAGCGGCGCAAGGCGCTGAACGGCATCGAGGTCGAGCGCGTCGTCTTCAATGAGGTGACCAAATCCGCCGTGCTCGACGCGATGCGCCATCCGCGCGCGCTCGACAAGGAGCTGGTCGAGGCCTATCTGGCGCGCCGCGCGCTCGATTATCTGGTGGGCTTCACCCTGTCGCCCGTGCTGTGGCGCAAGCTGCCCGGCAGCCGCTCGGCCGGCCGCGTACAGTCGGTGGCGCTGCGCCTCATCTGCCAGCGCGAAGAAGAAATCGAAGCCTTCAAGCCACAGGAATATTGGACGGTCGAGGGCAAGTTCCGCACCGCCGCCGGCCAGATCTTTCCGGCACGTCTGACCGAGCTCGACGGCAAGAAGCTCGAGAAGTTCGATCTCGCCAACGAGGCGGCCGCCCAGCGCGCGGTCGCGACCGTCACGGGCGGCGAGCCCTTCACCGTGCGCTCGGTCGAGCGCAAGACCGTCCGCCGCAATCCCTTCCCGCCTTTCACCACGTCCACATTGCAGCAGGAGGCCTCTCGCAAGCTGGGCCTCGGCGCCAGCCGCACCATGCGCGTGGCCCAGCGGCTCTATGAAGGTGTCGATCTCGGCGGCGAGACCGTGGGGCTCATCACCTATATGCGCACCGACGGCGTGCAGCTCTCGCAGGAAGCGATCGCGGCCGCGCGCAAGCTGGTCGCGGCGGAGCATGGCGCGCGCTATGTGCCCTCCGAGCCGCGCCAATACAAATCGACCGCGAAGAACGCCCAGGAGGCCCACGAGGCCATCCGTCCCAGCGATATCAGCCGCAAGCCTTCCGACGTCGCGCGCTATCTCGAGGCCGACGAAGCCCGCCTCTACGATCTGATCTGGAAGCGCACGGTCGCGAGCCAGATGGCGAGCGCCGAGCTCGACCAGGTCGGCATCGACATCGTCTCGAAGGACGGCAAGGCCGTCATGCGCGCGACCGGCTCGGTCATCCTGTTCGACGGTTTCCTCGCCCTCTATCAGGAGGATCGTGACGATCCCTCCGACGAGGAGGAGAATGGCGGCCGCCTGCCCAACCTGACCGAGCGCGACGGCGTCACGCCGACCGAGGTCACGCCGGAGCAGCATTTCACCCAGCCCCCGCCGCGCTACTCCGAGGCGAGCCTGGTGAAGCGGCTGGAGGAGCTCGGCATCGGCCGGCCCTCGACCTATGCCTCGATCATCCAGGTCCTGCAGGACCGCGACTATGTGAAGATCGACAAGAAGCGCTTCGTGCCCGAGGACCGCGGCCGCGTCGTGACGGCCTTCCTCGAGAGCTTCTTCAACCGCTATGTCGAATACAACTTCACCGCCGATCTTGAGAATCAGCTCGACGAGATTTCGGGCGGCCGGATCGACTGGAAGACGGTGCTGCGCGATTTCTGGCGCGACTTCTCCGCCGCCATCGCCGGCACCAAGGATCTCTCGATCACGCAGGTGATCGACGAGCTCGACAAGGAGCTGGGGCCGCATTTCTTCCCCGAGCGCGCCGACGGCAGCGATCCGCGCGTCTGCCCGGGGTGCCAGGCGGGCCGCCTCTCGCTCAAGCTCGGCAAGTTCGGCGCCTTCATCGGCTGCTCAAACTATCCCGATTGCCGCTATACCCGCCGGCTCGGTGTCAGCAATGGCGAGGACGGGTCCGATGTCGATATGGGGCCGAAGCTGCTCGGCCAGGATCCGGCGACGAATTTGCCGGTGAGCCTGCGCAAAGGTCCCTACGGCACCTATATCCAGCTGGGCGAAGCCGTGCCGGGCGCGCCCAAGCCCAAGAAGAAAAAGAAGAAGGCCAAGGGCAAGGACGAGGAAGCAGGCAAGGCGAATGGCACCGCGCCCGCCGACACCACGCCGGAACCGCCCAAGCCCAAGCGCGTGTCGCTGCCGCGCGGCCTGTCGCCCGCCGACGTCACGCTCGACAAGGCGCTGTCTCTGCTGTCATTGCCGCGCCTGCTGGGTCCGCATCCTGAGGATCAGCTGCCCATCGTCGCCGGCATCGGCCGCTTCGGCCCCTACATCAAGCATGGCGACCGCTTCAAATCGCTGGGCAAGGATGACGACGTCCTCACCATCGGCATGAATCGCGCGGTGGCGCTGCTGGCCGAGCCCTCGACGGGCCGTGGCGGGCGCGGCGGCGCGCCGGGCAAGAAGATCGGCGAGCATCCCGCCGACGGCCAGCCCATCACGCTCCATGCCGGGCGCTACGGCCAGTACGTCAAGCATGGCAAAATCAACGCGACCCTGCCCAAGGATATCGAACCCGACCAGCTCACGGTCGACCAGGCCGTGGCCCTGATCGAGGCCCGCGCCCAGGCCAAGGGCGTGAAGCGCGGCGGCGCCAAGGCCAAGGCGAAAGCCAAGCCCGCGAACGACGACGCCGCACTCGCGGAGCCCAAGGCGCCCAGGATCAAGGCCGCCGCCTCCGCCACCGCGAAGCCGCCGGCCAAGGCCAAGGCGCCCGCGAAGGCCAAGGCCAAATCGAAGGCGAAAACGAAAGCCAAGGCGAAGCCCAAGGCCAGGACCGAGCCGGCCGCGTCGGATACGGACGGGGAATAA
- the dprA gene encoding DNA-processing protein DprA, whose translation MQPAGKAALSDPERADRLRLARTFSIGPVTFRRLLDRFHSAAEALRALPELARASGAEILRPPSRAQAEDEIAALARLGGKFLALGEAGYPEPLAAIEDAPPLLSLRGDGALLLRPSIGVVGARNASVGGRKLAEELSRDLGAAGLVVVSGLARGIDAAAHQGALATGTIAVFAGGLDQVYPPEHDSLAQAILDQGGALISEMPLGTEPQARHFPRRNRLVSGLSRGVLVVEAALKSGSLTTARFALEQGREVMAVPGSPLDPRCRGTNQLLREGAGLVETAADALLHLGLDPELDLQPHSICAVPVTAGRAAGATLPAGSAGIVSIRTQLPPPAPESPLAPAPDRSDLPSGDGSQAASAEAGRAAQDLVKENRASLGTSDGLEPAGNGAAAAVEPTRKLAELLGSAPVSVDELVRRCQMSPPVLRAALLDFELAGRLERHPGDRVSLLSD comes from the coding sequence ATGCAGCCCGCCGGCAAAGCCGCCCTGAGCGATCCCGAACGTGCCGACCGCCTGCGGCTGGCGCGGACCTTCAGCATCGGGCCGGTCACGTTTCGCCGGCTGCTGGATCGCTTCCACAGCGCGGCCGAGGCCCTGCGGGCCCTGCCCGAGCTGGCGCGGGCGAGCGGCGCCGAGATCCTGCGTCCGCCCTCGCGCGCGCAGGCGGAGGACGAGATCGCCGCCCTCGCCCGCCTCGGCGGAAAATTCCTGGCGCTGGGCGAGGCGGGCTATCCCGAGCCGCTGGCGGCGATCGAGGATGCACCGCCGTTGCTCTCGTTGCGCGGCGATGGCGCCCTGCTTCTGCGCCCGTCGATCGGCGTGGTCGGCGCGCGCAACGCGTCCGTCGGTGGCCGCAAGCTGGCCGAAGAGCTGTCGCGCGATCTGGGGGCCGCGGGCCTCGTGGTGGTGTCGGGCCTCGCGCGCGGCATCGATGCTGCCGCCCACCAGGGTGCGCTCGCCACGGGCACCATCGCGGTTTTCGCCGGCGGCCTCGACCAGGTCTATCCGCCGGAGCATGACAGCCTCGCCCAGGCCATTCTCGACCAGGGCGGCGCGTTGATTTCCGAAATGCCGCTCGGCACCGAGCCGCAGGCCCGCCATTTTCCCCGCCGCAATCGCCTGGTCTCGGGGTTGTCGCGCGGCGTGCTGGTGGTCGAGGCCGCGCTCAAGTCGGGCTCGCTCACCACCGCGCGCTTCGCGCTCGAGCAGGGTCGCGAGGTCATGGCCGTGCCCGGCTCGCCGCTCGACCCGCGCTGCCGGGGCACCAACCAGCTGCTGCGCGAGGGCGCCGGGCTGGTCGAAACCGCGGCCGACGCCCTGCTCCATCTGGGGCTCGACCCGGAGCTCGACCTGCAGCCACACTCTATATGTGCAGTCCCCGTGACCGCCGGCCGTGCCGCGGGCGCCACCCTACCCGCGGGTTCGGCCGGGATCGTCTCGATTCGGACCCAATTACCGCCCCCGGCCCCGGAGTCGCCCCTTGCGCCCGCCCCGGATCGATCCGATCTCCCCTCGGGCGATGGGTCGCAGGCCGCCTCGGCGGAGGCCGGTCGGGCAGCGCAAGACCTCGTTAAGGAAAATCGAGCCAGTCTCGGCACTTCAGACGGCCTGGAGCCGGCTGGAAACGGAGCGGCGGCGGCGGTCGAACCCACCCGCAAACTCGCGGAATTGCTGGGTTCTGCGCCGGTATCGGTTGACGAACTGGTCCGGCGATGCCAAATGTCACCCCCCGTCTTGCGGGCGGCGCTGCTCGATTTCGAGCTCGCCGGCCGGCTGGAGCGCCATCCGGGCGACCGCGTTTCGCTCCTGTCGGATTAG
- a CDS encoding FMN-binding negative transcriptional regulator gives MYLPPAFRQDDLAEIFATMRAARLCNFVTATAEGLMATPLPPILDDKEGERGVIYGHVARANPQWKTAPIGEAMALFTGPDAYVTPSWYATKRETGKVVPTWNYSAVHAYGPVEFFEDADRLLSIVTRLTALHETPRAQPWAVSDAPEDFIKAQLRGIVGFRMPITRLEGKLKMSQNRTAEDRAGVAAGLASSDRPSDRIVAGMIPK, from the coding sequence GTGTATCTGCCGCCGGCCTTTCGCCAGGACGACCTCGCCGAGATATTTGCCACGATGCGCGCGGCGCGTCTCTGCAACTTCGTCACGGCCACTGCCGAGGGGCTGATGGCGACGCCGCTGCCGCCCATCCTCGACGACAAGGAGGGCGAGCGGGGTGTGATTTACGGCCATGTCGCTCGCGCCAACCCGCAATGGAAGACCGCGCCGATCGGCGAGGCCATGGCGCTGTTCACGGGGCCGGACGCCTATGTGACGCCGTCCTGGTACGCGACCAAGCGGGAGACCGGCAAGGTCGTGCCGACCTGGAACTACAGCGCGGTGCATGCTTATGGTCCGGTCGAGTTCTTCGAGGATGCCGACCGGCTGCTCTCGATCGTCACGCGGCTGACGGCCCTGCATGAGACGCCGCGCGCCCAGCCCTGGGCCGTGAGCGACGCACCGGAAGATTTCATCAAGGCCCAGTTGCGCGGCATCGTCGGCTTTCGCATGCCGATCACCCGCCTCGAGGGCAAGCTCAAGATGAGCCAGAACCGCACCGCCGAGGACCGGGCCGGCGTCGCCGCCGGTCTCGCATCGAGCGACCGTCCCTCGGATCGCATCGTCGCCGGGATGATTCCGAAGTAA
- the plsY gene encoding glycerol-3-phosphate 1-O-acyltransferase PlsY codes for MGDPGSGFDPSWIHLVALALGYLLGSIPFGLLLTRAAGLGDIRKIGSGNIGATNVLRTGNKLLALATLLLDGAKGAAAVLIAQYWGGDAAGPDLMLAAGAGAILGHLYPVWLGFKGGKGVATSLGILLALDWRVGALACVTWLAAALIFRYSSLSALLALLFAPIYAWLLAGPRLAVFAIFVAALVWWRHRENIRRLLKGEEPKIGKKET; via the coding sequence ATGGGCGATCCGGGCTCCGGCTTCGATCCTTCCTGGATTCATCTCGTCGCGCTGGCGCTAGGCTATCTGCTGGGCTCGATCCCGTTCGGCCTGCTGCTGACGCGCGCGGCCGGCCTCGGCGATATCCGAAAGATCGGCTCCGGTAATATTGGCGCCACCAATGTCTTGCGCACCGGGAACAAGCTGCTGGCGCTGGCGACCCTGCTGCTCGATGGCGCCAAGGGCGCGGCGGCGGTCCTCATCGCCCAATATTGGGGCGGCGATGCCGCTGGCCCCGACCTGATGCTCGCCGCCGGCGCCGGTGCGATCCTCGGCCATCTCTATCCGGTCTGGCTCGGATTCAAGGGCGGCAAGGGCGTGGCCACCAGCCTCGGCATCCTGCTCGCGCTCGACTGGCGCGTCGGCGCGCTTGCCTGCGTGACCTGGCTCGCGGCAGCGCTGATCTTCCGCTACTCCTCGCTCTCGGCGCTGCTCGCCCTCCTTTTCGCGCCGATCTATGCCTGGCTCCTCGCCGGCCCTCGCCTCGCTGTCTTCGCGATCTTCGTCGCGGCGCTCGTCTGGTGGCGCCATCGCGAGAACATCCGACGCCTGCTCAAGGGCGAAGAGCCGAAGATTGGGAAGAAAGAAACTTAG
- a CDS encoding dihydroorotase, which produces MTRSSRLPPRPTALLNARLIDPASGYDGPGGILIVDGEIADLGPALGQHGLPADAIEVNCGGHCLVPGLVDMRVQLREPGEEHKETIATASEAAAAGGITSMVTLPNTDPVIDHVSGVEFIARRARETKGTKVYCYGSVTRGAEGKDIVEFGLLAENGALGFTDGTRAVASARVLRRAMSYASTFDLLILQHPEEPDLAAGGVMNGGALATRLGLSGIPRAAEVMMIERDLHLVAMTGARYHVAHLSTSDGVAAIRAAKARGLKITCDTAPPYFTLTEAEVGDYRTFAKLSPPLRSESDRAAIAAAIADGTIDAIASDHAPHDTESKRVPFAHAEFGIVGLETLLPLSLALVHQGKLTLIELIRRLSTAPADILRLPQGRLAKGAPADLLLFDPDAEGKIEVDHFRSKSKNSPFDGRAVKGRVLRTLVDGRTVFEAYA; this is translated from the coding sequence ATGACGCGCAGTTCCAGGCTCCCGCCCCGCCCGACCGCCCTGCTCAATGCCAGGCTGATCGACCCGGCCTCGGGCTATGACGGTCCCGGCGGCATTCTCATCGTCGATGGCGAGATTGCCGATCTGGGCCCGGCGCTCGGCCAGCACGGCCTGCCCGCCGATGCCATCGAAGTCAATTGCGGCGGCCATTGCCTGGTCCCGGGCCTGGTCGACATGCGGGTCCAGCTGCGCGAGCCCGGGGAAGAGCACAAGGAGACCATCGCGACCGCCAGCGAGGCGGCCGCGGCCGGCGGCATCACCAGCATGGTGACTCTGCCCAATACCGATCCCGTGATCGACCATGTTTCCGGCGTCGAGTTCATCGCGCGGCGCGCCCGCGAGACCAAGGGCACCAAGGTCTATTGCTATGGCAGCGTGACGCGCGGCGCCGAGGGGAAGGATATCGTGGAGTTCGGCCTGCTGGCCGAGAACGGCGCCCTGGGCTTTACCGACGGCACCAGGGCCGTCGCCAGCGCCCGCGTGCTGCGCCGCGCCATGAGCTATGCCAGCACCTTCGATCTTCTGATCCTGCAGCATCCCGAGGAGCCGGATCTGGCGGCCGGCGGGGTCATGAATGGCGGCGCGCTCGCCACCCGTCTCGGCCTCTCCGGCATCCCGCGCGCCGCCGAGGTGATGATGATCGAGCGCGATCTCCATCTCGTGGCGATGACCGGCGCCCGCTATCACGTCGCCCATCTCTCGACCAGCGATGGGGTCGCCGCGATCCGTGCCGCCAAGGCGCGCGGTCTCAAGATCACCTGCGACACGGCCCCACCCTATTTCACCCTGACCGAGGCCGAGGTCGGCGATTACCGCACCTTCGCGAAGCTCTCGCCCCCCTTGCGCAGCGAGAGCGACCGCGCCGCCATCGCCGCCGCCATCGCCGACGGCACCATCGATGCCATCGCCAGCGATCACGCGCCTCACGACACGGAATCCAAGCGCGTGCCCTTCGCCCATGCCGAATTCGGCATCGTCGGGCTCGAGACGCTGCTGCCGCTTTCGCTGGCGCTGGTGCATCAGGGCAAGCTCACCTTGATCGAGCTGATCCGCCGCCTGTCGACGGCACCCGCCGATATCCTGAGGCTGCCGCAGGGCCGCCTCGCCAAGGGCGCCCCCGCCGACCTGCTGCTGTTCGATCCCGACGCGGAGGGCAAGATCGAGGTCGATCACTTCCGCAGCAAGTCGAAGAACTCGCCCTTCGACGGGCGCGCCGTCAAAGGCCGCGTGTTGCGCACCCTGGTCGACGGCCGCACCGTCTTCGAGGCGTACGCCTGA
- a CDS encoding aspartate carbamoyltransferase catalytic subunit, with protein MTRSTERPAPLSFRHRHLLGIDGLTRDEISGLLDLSESYIDRMRQKEKGSLLLGCTVMNLFFENSTRTRTSFELAAKRLGGDVINMQVQASSIKKGETLLDTAITLNAMHPDVLVVRHPDSGAVNLLSQKVDCAVINAGDGSHEHPTQALLDALTIRGRRGRLEGLIVAICGDILHSRVARSNIHLLTTMGATVRVIAPPTLLPGAIEKLGVKAFTDMRKGLDGADIVMMLRLQTERMQGSYVPSIREYFRFFGLDYDKLGSAKPDALIMHPGPMNRGVEIDSEVADDIGRSAIREQVEMGVAVRMACLDLLTRKLRDNLGS; from the coding sequence ATGACCCGCAGCACCGAAAGGCCGGCCCCGCTCAGCTTCCGGCACCGCCATTTGCTAGGCATCGACGGCCTCACCCGGGACGAAATCTCGGGGCTGCTCGACCTTTCCGAATCCTATATCGACCGCATGCGCCAGAAGGAGAAGGGTTCGCTTCTCCTCGGCTGCACGGTCATGAACCTGTTCTTCGAGAACTCGACCCGCACCCGCACCAGCTTCGAGCTGGCGGCCAAGCGGCTGGGTGGCGACGTCATCAACATGCAGGTGCAGGCGAGCTCGATCAAAAAGGGCGAGACCCTGCTCGACACCGCCATCACCCTCAACGCCATGCATCCCGACGTGCTGGTGGTGCGCCATCCTGACTCCGGCGCCGTCAATCTCCTGTCGCAGAAGGTCGATTGCGCCGTGATCAATGCCGGCGACGGCAGCCATGAGCATCCGACCCAGGCGCTGCTCGACGCCTTGACCATTCGCGGGCGCCGGGGCCGGCTCGAAGGCCTGATCGTCGCCATCTGCGGCGACATCCTTCACAGCCGCGTGGCGCGCTCCAACATCCACCTGCTGACGACGATGGGCGCCACCGTGCGGGTGATCGCCCCGCCGACCCTGCTGCCGGGCGCCATCGAAAAGCTGGGGGTGAAGGCCTTTACCGACATGCGCAAAGGCCTCGACGGCGCCGACATCGTGATGATGCTGCGCCTCCAGACCGAGCGCATGCAGGGTTCCTACGTGCCGTCGATCCGCGAATATTTCCGCTTCTTCGGCCTGGATTACGACAAGCTGGGATCGGCCAAGCCCGATGCCCTCATCATGCATCCGGGCCCGATGAACCGCGGCGTCGAGATCGACAGCGAGGTGGCCGACGATATCGGCCGCAGCGCCATCCGCGAGCAGGTGGAGATGGGCGTGGCCGTGCGCATGGCCTGCCTCGACCTCCTGACCCGAAAACTGCGCGACAATCTGGGGAGCTGA
- a CDS encoding MFS transporter, translating into MSAATAASSGARARSLACVIASVTLATLNYGITFPLLALILERQGVEKGLIGLSTAASAMAVILSAPLSSRLMLALGPRRLLLGAMLLSAVIYGLLPTFPNFWAWFPLRFILGSCGSVIWVASEAWINTMAPDEKRGRIIAIYATASSAGMALGPLLLLITGSSGFSPFIVAAAFSLVGCVITLLAGRAVPRLEGRPSVHFLRFLLLAPMPYLLNLLFAAVGEAFHTFFAIYAVDHGTTEQRAFMIMTVMSLGGIALQYPLGWLADHMNRRLLFLLCVLVSIGGFLLVPFAIGAEYLGLALFFFCGGIFAMLYSFGVIMLGERFTGSDLATASAVFTLMWGIGTLTGPVIAGAAMDHLGSSGLIWTAVALLLIYLPIPVVSWIRSLRRQPVAVEE; encoded by the coding sequence ATGAGTGCTGCCACGGCGGCCAGCAGCGGCGCACGGGCGCGCAGCCTCGCTTGCGTGATCGCGTCCGTCACACTGGCGACGCTCAATTACGGCATCACCTTTCCGCTGCTGGCACTGATCCTCGAGCGGCAGGGCGTCGAGAAGGGCCTGATCGGCCTCAGCACCGCGGCCTCGGCGATGGCCGTCATTCTCTCCGCCCCGCTCAGCAGCCGTCTCATGCTGGCATTGGGGCCGCGCCGCCTGCTGCTGGGTGCCATGCTGCTGTCGGCCGTGATCTATGGCCTGCTCCCGACCTTTCCCAATTTCTGGGCCTGGTTTCCGCTGCGCTTCATCCTCGGCTCCTGCGGATCGGTCATCTGGGTCGCCAGCGAGGCCTGGATCAACACCATGGCACCCGACGAGAAGCGCGGGCGGATCATCGCGATCTATGCGACCGCCTCCTCGGCCGGCATGGCGCTCGGACCGCTGCTGCTGCTGATCACGGGCTCCAGCGGCTTTTCTCCCTTCATCGTCGCGGCCGCCTTCTCGCTGGTGGGCTGCGTCATCACCTTGCTGGCGGGCCGCGCCGTGCCTCGCCTCGAGGGCCGGCCCAGCGTGCATTTCCTGCGCTTCCTGCTGCTGGCGCCGATGCCCTATCTCCTGAACCTGCTGTTCGCCGCCGTGGGCGAGGCGTTCCACACCTTCTTCGCCATCTATGCCGTCGATCACGGGACCACCGAGCAGCGCGCCTTCATGATCATGACGGTCATGAGCCTCGGCGGCATCGCGCTGCAATATCCGCTGGGCTGGCTTGCCGACCATATGAACCGGCGCCTGCTGTTCCTGCTCTGCGTGCTGGTCAGCATCGGCGGCTTCCTGCTCGTCCCCTTCGCCATCGGCGCCGAATATCTCGGGCTGGCGCTGTTCTTCTTCTGCGGCGGCATCTTCGCCATGCTCTACAGCTTCGGCGTCATCATGCTGGGCGAGCGCTTCACCGGCTCGGATCTCGCCACCGCCAGCGCGGTCTTTACCCTGATGTGGGGGATCGGCACCTTGACCGGTCCCGTCATCGCCGGCGCCGCCATGGACCATCTGGGTTCGTCCGGCCTGATCTGGACCGCCGTGGCGTTGCTGCTGATTTATCTGCCGATTCCGGTCGTGTCCTGGATCCGGAGCCTGCGGCGGCAGCCAGTCGCCGTGGAAGAGTGA
- a CDS encoding CaiB/BaiF CoA transferase family protein codes for MSGPLAGLRVFDLSRILAGPTCTQLLGDLGADIIKIERPGQGDDTRKWGPPYIKDKNGANTGESAYYLSSNRNKRSVTIDIAKPAGQALAKRLIATCDIMVENFKAGDMARYGLAYANLKDQFPKLIYCSITGFGQTGPYAPRAGYDLLAQGLGGIMSVTGEADRPPMKVGVGIADVMCGMYATTAILAALHHRNATGEGQYIDLSLLDTQVAWLVNIGLNYLTSGKVPGRVGNEHPNIVPYNVLECADGYFLLAVGNDSQFQKFCAFAGAPELATDPRFVTNEDRVHNRRVLYDELLPPLTKSKTQAEWNEGLAKLGVPASPVNNVKQVFEDPQIQHRGMKITMPHPLAGSGQVDLIGNPIKYSGTPVEYRRAPPYAGQHTEEVLKELLGVGDAELNRFKADGAI; via the coding sequence ATGTCTGGACCGCTCGCGGGCCTCCGCGTGTTCGATCTGAGCCGCATCCTTGCCGGCCCCACCTGCACCCAGCTCCTGGGCGATCTCGGCGCCGATATCATCAAGATCGAGCGGCCCGGCCAGGGCGACGACACCCGCAAATGGGGCCCGCCCTATATCAAGGACAAGAACGGCGCCAATACCGGCGAAAGCGCCTATTACCTGTCGAGCAACCGCAACAAGCGGTCGGTTACGATCGACATCGCGAAGCCCGCGGGCCAGGCCCTCGCCAAGCGGCTGATCGCGACCTGCGACATCATGGTCGAGAATTTCAAGGCCGGCGACATGGCGCGCTATGGCCTCGCCTATGCCAACCTCAAGGACCAGTTCCCCAAGCTGATCTATTGCTCCATCACCGGTTTCGGCCAGACGGGCCCCTATGCGCCGCGCGCCGGCTACGATCTGCTGGCGCAGGGGCTGGGCGGAATCATGAGCGTCACCGGCGAGGCCGACCGCCCGCCGATGAAGGTGGGCGTCGGTATCGCCGATGTCATGTGCGGCATGTATGCGACAACCGCCATCCTGGCGGCGCTGCATCACCGCAACGCGACCGGTGAGGGACAATATATCGACCTCTCGCTGCTCGACACGCAAGTCGCCTGGCTGGTCAATATCGGCTTGAACTATCTCACCTCAGGCAAGGTGCCGGGGCGCGTCGGCAACGAGCATCCCAACATCGTTCCCTACAACGTGCTGGAATGCGCGGACGGCTACTTCCTGCTCGCGGTCGGCAACGATTCGCAATTCCAGAAGTTCTGCGCCTTCGCCGGCGCACCAGAGCTCGCAACCGACCCGCGTTTCGTCACCAACGAGGATCGCGTCCATAACCGACGAGTCCTCTATGACGAGCTGTTGCCGCCCCTCACCAAGAGCAAGACGCAGGCCGAATGGAACGAGGGCCTCGCCAAGCTCGGCGTGCCGGCGAGCCCCGTCAACAATGTGAAACAGGTGTTCGAGGATCCGCAGATCCAGCATCGCGGCATGAAGATCACCATGCCCCACCCGCTCGCGGGCTCGGGCCAGGTCGATCTGATCGGCAATCCGATCAAATACTCCGGAACACCGGTCGAATATCGCCGGGCCCCGCCCTATGCCGGGCAGCATACCGAAGAGGTGCTGAAGGAGTTGCTCGGGGTCGGCGACGCCGAACTCAACCGCTTCAAGGCCGACGGCGCCATTTGA